The following proteins are encoded in a genomic region of Cellulomonas sp. ES6:
- a CDS encoding HPr family phosphocarrier protein — MPHRRARIATATGLHARPASVLTRAAADGGHAVQIGRDGEPAVDAASILSVMGLKLQHGEEVVLSADSADAEPLLDELAALLASDLDLVGQA, encoded by the coding sequence ATGCCTCACCGTCGAGCGCGCATCGCGACCGCCACCGGCCTGCACGCCCGCCCCGCGTCCGTCCTCACCCGCGCCGCCGCCGACGGCGGGCACGCGGTCCAGATCGGCCGCGACGGCGAGCCCGCCGTCGACGCCGCGAGCATCCTGTCGGTGATGGGCCTGAAGCTGCAGCACGGCGAGGAGGTCGTGCTGTCCGCGGACTCCGCCGACGCCGAGCCGCTGCTGGACGAGCTGGCCGCGCTGCTGGCGTCCGACCTCGACCTGGTCGGTCAGGCATGA
- a CDS encoding putative PEP-binding protein: MSAAGTGRTADGVLRGIGVGRGCAVAPVALVAPAPQVPADEPAPADPAAAESRLRAVLGEVGDDLRARAAATGNEDLRHMLEAAATMAGDPALAAEAARLVHAGHGPATAVDQAVEGFAAAFTAAGGDLAERATDLRSVRHRAVARLLGVPEPGLAPLDGPAVVVAEDLSPADTAALDLTKVAAIVTELGGPTSHTAIVAGQLGLPCVVRVAGATALASGTPVLVDAAAGTVEPDPSPEAVAVVERRAAAEEEIRAVDGPGATADGHALPLLANVGTPADARDAAPRSEGVGLFRTEVLFLDARTEPTVAAQQSAYAEVVEAYAGRKVVIRTLDAGADKPLAFATQPDEENPALGVRGYRLVRSVPGVVERQLEALGAVVRALPAERRADVWVMAPMIATPAEARAFATAARAAGVEKVGVMVEVPAAALRAEAILAEVDFVSLGTNDLAQYTMAADRLRGELADLLDPWQPAVLDLVAATARAGSALGKPVGVCGESASDPLMALVLAGLGITSLSMAAGRVPAARYALRAHTLDRCRAMADAALAAPDAAAGRAAVRELLDADAARVLLGE; this comes from the coding sequence ATGAGCGCCGCCGGCACCGGGCGCACGGCGGACGGCGTGCTGCGCGGCATCGGCGTCGGCCGCGGCTGCGCGGTCGCCCCGGTGGCGCTGGTCGCCCCCGCGCCGCAGGTCCCGGCCGACGAGCCCGCGCCCGCCGACCCGGCCGCCGCCGAGTCCCGGCTGCGCGCCGTGCTCGGGGAGGTCGGCGACGACCTGCGCGCCCGCGCCGCCGCGACCGGCAACGAGGACCTGCGCCACATGCTGGAGGCCGCCGCGACGATGGCCGGCGACCCGGCGCTCGCCGCGGAGGCCGCCCGGCTGGTGCACGCCGGCCACGGCCCCGCCACCGCCGTCGACCAGGCCGTCGAGGGCTTCGCGGCCGCGTTCACCGCCGCGGGCGGGGACCTCGCCGAGCGCGCGACGGACCTGCGCAGCGTCCGGCACCGCGCGGTCGCCCGGCTGCTCGGCGTGCCCGAGCCCGGGCTCGCGCCGCTGGACGGCCCGGCCGTCGTCGTCGCGGAGGACCTCTCCCCCGCCGACACCGCGGCGCTGGACCTGACGAAGGTCGCGGCGATCGTCACGGAGCTCGGCGGCCCGACGTCCCACACCGCGATCGTGGCGGGACAGCTCGGGCTGCCGTGCGTCGTGCGCGTCGCCGGCGCGACCGCCCTGGCGTCCGGCACCCCGGTGCTCGTCGACGCCGCCGCCGGCACCGTCGAGCCCGACCCGTCGCCGGAGGCGGTCGCCGTCGTGGAGCGCCGGGCTGCCGCGGAGGAGGAGATCCGCGCCGTCGACGGCCCCGGGGCCACCGCCGACGGCCACGCCCTGCCGCTGCTCGCGAACGTCGGCACGCCCGCCGACGCCCGCGACGCCGCGCCCCGCAGCGAGGGCGTCGGCCTGTTCCGCACCGAGGTGCTGTTCCTCGACGCGCGCACCGAGCCGACCGTCGCCGCGCAGCAGTCCGCGTACGCCGAGGTCGTCGAGGCGTACGCCGGCCGCAAGGTCGTCATCCGCACCCTCGACGCGGGCGCCGACAAGCCGCTGGCCTTCGCCACCCAGCCCGACGAGGAGAACCCCGCGCTCGGCGTGCGCGGCTACCGCCTGGTGCGCAGCGTGCCGGGCGTCGTCGAGCGGCAGCTCGAGGCCCTGGGAGCGGTCGTCCGGGCCCTGCCCGCCGAGCGGCGCGCGGACGTCTGGGTGATGGCGCCGATGATCGCCACCCCGGCGGAGGCCCGCGCGTTCGCGACCGCCGCCCGCGCCGCCGGCGTCGAGAAGGTCGGCGTCATGGTCGAGGTCCCGGCCGCCGCCCTGCGCGCCGAGGCGATCCTCGCGGAGGTCGACTTCGTGTCCCTCGGCACCAACGACCTCGCGCAGTACACGATGGCGGCGGACCGGCTGCGCGGCGAGCTCGCCGACCTGCTGGACCCGTGGCAGCCCGCGGTGCTCGACCTCGTGGCGGCGACCGCCCGCGCGGGCTCGGCGCTCGGCAAGCCGGTCGGCGTGTGCGGCGAGTCGGCCTCCGACCCGCTCATGGCCCTCGTGCTCGCGGGGCTCGGCATCACGTCGCTGTCGATGGCCGCCGGCCGGGTGCCCGCCGCGCGGTACGCGCTGCGCGCCCACACCCTCGACCGGTGCCGGGCGATGGCGGACGCCGCGCTGGCCGCGCCGGACGCCGCCGCGGGCCGGGCGGCGGTGCGGGAGCTGCTCGACGCCGACGCGGCGCGGGTGCTGCTCGGGGAGTGA
- a CDS encoding TetR/AcrR family transcriptional regulator, protein MTATQRREQLLAVSRRLFAEKGFEGTSIEEIAARAEVSKPVVYEHFGGKEGIYAVVVDREIQALTSALSGALDEGGHPKVMVERSALALLGYIEDSEDGFRILVRDSPVAQATGTFSSLIGDVATQVEHLLADQFRKQHLDPRTAPIYAQMLVGMVALTGQHWLDARSPKKADVAAALVNLAWNGLSGMERRPTLTSEAAKRPATKRTRAAETPAD, encoded by the coding sequence ATGACCGCGACGCAGCGGCGCGAGCAGCTGCTGGCCGTCAGCCGCCGCCTGTTCGCCGAGAAGGGGTTCGAGGGGACCTCGATCGAGGAGATCGCCGCGCGCGCCGAGGTGTCGAAGCCGGTCGTGTACGAGCACTTCGGCGGCAAGGAGGGGATCTACGCGGTCGTCGTCGACCGGGAGATCCAGGCGCTGACCAGCGCGCTGTCCGGGGCGCTGGACGAGGGCGGGCACCCGAAGGTCATGGTCGAGCGCTCGGCGCTGGCGCTGCTGGGCTACATCGAGGACTCCGAGGACGGGTTCCGGATCCTCGTGCGGGACTCGCCGGTCGCGCAGGCCACGGGGACGTTCTCCAGCCTGATCGGGGACGTCGCGACGCAGGTCGAGCACCTGCTGGCGGACCAGTTCCGCAAGCAGCACCTGGACCCGCGCACGGCACCGATCTACGCGCAGATGCTGGTCGGCATGGTCGCGCTGACCGGGCAGCACTGGCTCGACGCGCGCAGCCCCAAGAAGGCGGACGTCGCGGCGGCGCTCGTGAACCTGGCGTGGAACGGCCTGTCCGGCATGGAGCGACGCCCGACGCTGACGAGCGAGGCGGCGAAGCGCCCCGCGACGAAGCGGACCCGCGCTGCTGAGACGCCCGCGGACTGA
- a CDS encoding DUF6767 domain-containing protein: MGHPVPKCPIRPGDACTLCFPGADGPQNCGLVWLVMDDEEQREELHERTVARRAAPR; encoded by the coding sequence ATGGGACACCCCGTCCCGAAGTGCCCGATCCGGCCGGGTGACGCCTGCACCCTGTGCTTCCCCGGGGCGGACGGCCCGCAGAACTGCGGGCTCGTCTGGCTGGTGATGGACGACGAGGAGCAGCGCGAGGAGCTGCACGAGCGGACCGTCGCCCGGCGCGCCGCGCCGCGCTGA
- a CDS encoding FAD-dependent oxidoreductase: protein MDFPHLFSPLRINRVTTKNRIVATPTGDFFEDKALGGAGIVITGHAIVEPGRSSYASPHEPDAFAKYEVEETRRRVLKAHQAGAKASIEIFHGGRHARVADFARGPVSYVREDGVEVRGMTEDDMAEVLELWARAARNARDLGFDMVFLHFGHGWLPAQFLSPRSNSRTDGYGGSLENRARFPLAILQAVRAAVGPDFPVDMRISAVEWVEGSISFEDTLAFIRLAEPFIDTVQISAGVDIGVEGNVHMATTNFEEHMPNAPWAARVKSEVQIPVSVVGAIMTPDEAENLIASGVVDMVALGRPLIADPDWPRKAQEGRADEIVPCIRCLQCYHISTNRRNVGCSVNPRFWNEDFVPRRLTLTPRPRRTVVVGGGPGGITAALTAAQRGHEVVLLEKDDVLGGQLQYVAREHYKQDIKAYLEYLLRQVATSGVDVRTGVDATPDLVRGLRPEALVVAVGATEVVPPIIGLDQPHVMTGNEAILREDEIGDRVVVVGAGSIGTEIGLELARLRGKDVTMVDIGQTYAPQGNSLYREALRQKIEGTPTLGFRLGRRCLRIEADAVVVADADGVEETLPADHVVVSVGMRARDDLARSFYGITPETVVVGDCVRPRILMDAVFEGHTYAMNL, encoded by the coding sequence ATGGATTTCCCGCACCTGTTCTCGCCCCTGCGCATCAACCGGGTGACCACCAAGAACCGCATCGTGGCGACCCCCACGGGGGACTTCTTCGAGGACAAGGCGCTCGGCGGCGCGGGCATCGTGATCACCGGGCACGCGATCGTCGAGCCCGGTCGGTCCTCGTACGCGAGCCCGCACGAGCCCGACGCGTTCGCGAAGTACGAGGTCGAGGAGACCCGCCGCCGCGTGCTCAAGGCGCACCAGGCCGGCGCGAAGGCGTCGATCGAGATCTTCCACGGCGGCCGGCACGCCCGGGTCGCCGACTTCGCCCGGGGTCCCGTCTCGTACGTCCGGGAGGACGGCGTGGAGGTCCGCGGCATGACCGAGGACGACATGGCCGAGGTGCTCGAGCTGTGGGCCCGCGCGGCCCGCAACGCCCGTGACCTGGGCTTCGACATGGTGTTCCTGCACTTCGGGCACGGCTGGCTGCCGGCGCAGTTCCTGTCCCCGCGGTCGAACTCCCGGACCGACGGGTACGGCGGGTCGCTGGAGAACCGGGCACGGTTCCCGCTGGCGATCCTGCAGGCGGTGCGCGCCGCCGTCGGCCCGGACTTCCCGGTGGACATGCGGATCAGCGCCGTGGAGTGGGTGGAGGGCTCCATCTCGTTCGAGGACACGCTGGCGTTCATCCGGCTCGCCGAGCCGTTCATCGACACCGTGCAGATCTCCGCCGGGGTGGACATCGGGGTCGAGGGCAACGTGCACATGGCGACCACGAACTTCGAGGAGCACATGCCGAACGCGCCGTGGGCGGCGCGGGTGAAGTCCGAGGTGCAGATCCCGGTCAGCGTCGTCGGCGCGATCATGACGCCGGACGAGGCCGAGAACCTCATCGCGTCGGGCGTCGTCGACATGGTCGCGCTCGGCCGACCGCTCATCGCCGACCCGGACTGGCCGCGCAAGGCGCAGGAGGGGCGCGCGGACGAGATCGTGCCGTGCATCCGGTGCCTGCAGTGCTACCACATCAGCACGAACCGCCGGAACGTCGGCTGCTCGGTGAACCCGCGCTTCTGGAACGAGGACTTCGTCCCCCGGCGGCTGACCCTCACGCCGCGGCCGCGGCGCACCGTCGTGGTCGGGGGCGGCCCCGGCGGCATCACCGCGGCGCTCACCGCCGCGCAGCGCGGCCACGAGGTGGTGCTGCTGGAGAAGGACGACGTGCTCGGCGGCCAGCTGCAGTACGTGGCCCGCGAGCACTACAAGCAGGACATCAAGGCCTACCTGGAGTACCTGCTGCGGCAGGTCGCGACCAGCGGGGTCGACGTCCGCACCGGGGTCGACGCCACGCCGGACCTGGTCCGCGGGCTGCGGCCGGAAGCCCTGGTCGTCGCCGTGGGCGCGACCGAGGTGGTGCCGCCGATCATCGGCCTGGACCAGCCGCACGTCATGACCGGGAACGAGGCGATCCTGCGCGAGGACGAGATCGGCGACCGGGTGGTCGTCGTCGGCGCCGGGTCCATCGGCACCGAGATCGGGCTGGAGCTGGCCCGGCTGCGCGGCAAGGACGTGACGATGGTCGACATCGGGCAGACCTACGCGCCGCAGGGGAACAGCCTGTACCGCGAGGCCCTGCGGCAGAAGATCGAGGGCACCCCGACGCTGGGCTTCAGGCTCGGCCGGCGCTGCCTGCGGATCGAGGCGGACGCCGTCGTCGTGGCGGACGCCGACGGCGTCGAGGAGACGCTGCCCGCGGACCACGTGGTCGTGTCCGTCGGCATGCGCGCGCGGGACGACCTGGCCCGGTCGTTCTACGGGATCACGCCGGAGACGGTGGTGGTGGGGGACTGCGTGCGGCCCCGGATCCTCATGGACGCCGTCTTCGAGGGCCACACGTACGCCATGAACCTCTGA
- a CDS encoding PTS transporter subunit EIIC, whose translation MYTEFARVTVDAVGGPDNIRQVTHCATRLRFQLVDPAKVDRARIEARPEAVGVLESQGQFQVIVGPGVPDAYKAVAAVPGVPGEQAATRPGPGTPGPDVARGSWLDRVLATISAIFTPYIPVLASVGIIKGLLALCLQFGWIADTSNTYAILSAAGNAMLYFFPVLLAFTAARQFGANPYVGATIGAALMEPSLTAINVTGERLDFLGIPFVGQSFANTVIPIIIGMWAFSYLERALKRVLPQLTHLLLVPVISLVVMVPLMLLVFGPIGFAIANGVATGYDWLVQYPVVMSMIFGALFVFVIMLGAHWLVLPLQLGILADQGREYSLAAGGMGNYAVLGVLLAVLVLSRDRQTRAVAGSAAFVNGIAGITEPGIYGVLVKSKKYFVGVLAGGLVGGLVCGLFDVYITAFAFTGVLGAPAFLSSPRAVPYFLAVFCTIAVAFVVTLLLDRRGRSRSAGAAADGAVPAVAAEPAAAR comes from the coding sequence ATGTACACCGAGTTCGCTCGCGTCACCGTCGACGCAGTGGGTGGCCCCGACAACATCAGGCAGGTCACGCACTGCGCGACCCGCCTGCGGTTCCAGCTGGTCGACCCGGCCAAGGTCGACCGGGCCCGCATCGAGGCGCGCCCCGAGGCGGTCGGGGTCCTGGAGTCCCAGGGCCAGTTCCAGGTGATCGTCGGACCCGGCGTCCCCGACGCCTACAAGGCCGTCGCCGCCGTCCCGGGAGTGCCCGGGGAGCAGGCCGCCACCCGGCCGGGACCGGGTACGCCCGGGCCCGACGTCGCGCGGGGTTCGTGGCTGGACCGCGTCCTCGCGACCATCTCGGCGATCTTCACCCCCTACATCCCGGTGCTCGCGTCCGTCGGCATCATCAAGGGCCTGCTCGCCCTCTGCCTGCAGTTCGGCTGGATCGCCGACACCTCGAACACGTACGCGATCCTGTCCGCCGCCGGCAACGCGATGCTGTACTTCTTCCCGGTCCTCCTGGCGTTCACGGCGGCCCGGCAGTTCGGCGCCAACCCCTACGTCGGGGCGACGATCGGCGCGGCCCTGATGGAGCCCAGCCTGACCGCGATCAACGTCACCGGGGAGCGCCTCGACTTCCTCGGCATCCCGTTCGTCGGCCAGTCGTTCGCCAACACGGTGATCCCGATCATCATCGGGATGTGGGCGTTCTCCTACCTGGAGCGCGCGCTGAAGCGGGTCCTGCCGCAGCTCACGCACCTGCTCCTGGTGCCCGTGATCTCCCTCGTCGTCATGGTGCCGCTCATGCTGCTGGTCTTCGGGCCGATCGGCTTCGCGATCGCGAACGGTGTGGCCACCGGCTACGACTGGCTCGTCCAGTACCCGGTCGTGATGAGCATGATCTTCGGCGCGCTGTTCGTGTTCGTCATCATGCTGGGTGCGCACTGGCTGGTGCTGCCGCTGCAGCTCGGCATCCTCGCGGACCAGGGCAGGGAGTACTCGCTCGCGGCGGGCGGCATGGGCAACTACGCGGTGCTCGGCGTGCTGCTGGCCGTCCTGGTGCTGTCGAGGGACCGGCAGACCCGGGCCGTCGCCGGGTCCGCGGCGTTCGTCAACGGCATCGCCGGCATCACCGAGCCCGGCATCTACGGCGTGCTCGTCAAGAGCAAGAAGTACTTCGTCGGGGTGCTCGCCGGTGGTCTCGTCGGCGGCCTCGTGTGCGGGCTGTTCGACGTGTACATCACCGCGTTCGCGTTCACGGGTGTGCTCGGGGCACCGGCCTTCCTGTCGTCCCCGCGGGCCGTCCCCTACTTCCTGGCGGTCTTCTGCACGATCGCCGTGGCGTTCGTCGTGACGCTCCTGCTCGACCGGCGAGGGCGTTCCCGGTCCGCCGGTGCGGCGGCGGACGGAGCCGTCCCCGCCGTGGCCGCGGAGCCCGCCGCGGCCCGCTGA